A window of Thermococcus sp. LS1 genomic DNA:
CCTCTCGTAGGGCTCGGCGTAGATAAGTCCCATCTCGAGGAGCTTTCTTATGTGCTCATAGGCCTGACTCCCGCGGAGTTTGACCAGCTTGCTTTGCTCTATGGGCTGGAGGTAGGCTATAAGGGCCAGGGTCTTCAGCTCGCCAGTCCTTAAGTCCGGTCTTGGCATCAGATGGACAACTCTCTGCGAATACTCCTGCTTCACCTGCATGACGTACTTATCGCCCAAAACGCGAACCACTTCGATTGCGCTCTTTCTCTCGGCGTATTCAGCTGCTATAAGCTCGATGAGCTTCTCGAGGTAATCCAGCGACCTTATCCCAAGGGCTCTTGAGAGCTCTTTA
This region includes:
- the scpB gene encoding SMC-Scp complex subunit ScpB — translated: MGLLEDKALVEAALFVSGRPLSVKELSRALGIRSLDYLEKLIELIAAEYAERKSAIEVVRVLGDKYVMQVKQEYSQRVVHLMPRPDLRTGELKTLALIAYLQPIEQSKLVKLRGSQAYEHIRKLLEMGLIYAEPYERTKLLGTTPKFAELYGFPENDPMIIKEAFKKVVHAEYSDLIAKLEGKEEMPQESEE